The following is a genomic window from Neodiprion lecontei isolate iyNeoLeco1 chromosome 4, iyNeoLeco1.1, whole genome shotgun sequence.
TGTAGTTAGGATATTCACCGATGCGTGGGCAGGCTTATGAATTATGACAATTGGCaaggatttatttttttggctGCAGTTCAGGATAATCGAGAGACGGACATTGAAAGTGGCGAAGATTTCGCGGACCTACCATACCTTCTTGGAGTCTGGCACATTCGCTCAACCATATACTCACAGTTGCTACATGCTCTGATGTCAAATAAGGTCCGATACCTAGAGCGAATAAAGATTAAATGATTTCCCTAAGATATGACAAAATATTCCCAGTTTTTCTAAACCAAATTACATTCTGATGAAGAAGTATACTGGCCTGGTACTTTCAGATGCCGTGATAACGAAGGTTTACGTTTTCCTTCTTTTGGTTTCAAATCCGattttgtttctaatttctcCAAAACAACCGGGGCAGCTATATCACTCTTACCGGAATCGTCTTCGCTATCCTTATGGCGGGATTCTATCGAGGAGCTTTTATTGTCTACATTGTCAATGTGATTGAGGAATAAATTCATCAGCACTCCATCGTGCCATAATTAACCAACAAAGAAATGATCAAACTAATCAGGGCGACCGTTAATCAACTTACCCTGTTTCATTATTTCTGACGAATGtacattgaaagaaatttcatccGCGCCATCGCACTGTAGAGCAGCGAGATAACTGAAATAATGGAACAACGAATTTTTGTAGATGATTACGAGTCCATATTGTAACTAGCTGAGCACTTAAGACCTTTGCAGTAAAACAATTTGTTATGTTTTACCTATAAATTTCCATGAACAATTTTAGCGGTATCATTGCTGAGCCCCCTTCTGGCTCATGTGTAAACAGTTCACAAATCATTATCATAGTTTCGTGCAAACTATTTCCCAGGAGCCCGACGCCGATactaagaaattttttcacctgacACTTGTTGTGAAATTCTCCGACAGACATAATTAATTCCAGATCTTTATGATCCAAGCAAAGTCCATCCCAACGCCGAGTAATCGACTCGATGGTCAAGCTTTTATTGTAATCTGAGATCGTGgataaaaagatttttcaatgataaaatgaGACAAGTACTTTAtcagaaatatgaaaatgatgTACCTCCGAATTGGCGAAgcaaaacttttaaaaatcctAGAGTCAGTCCAGATTCGGTACTAGGTGGCGGGTATTCTAGCCTCAGCTTGATCGGTGGCTCTTCGCCATCGGCTAAGGCTCGAAAGTACGTGCTGGACCACTTTAGTAAATCGTAAGGCTGTGTGCGTATCGCAGCTTTGCAAAATTGTTTTAAGATGGTCGGTAACGTTGGCGGAATGTTTATTTGCTGAGTGCAATATAATTGCTCCGCGAGAGGCATGATTATATATGATTTGTTATTTACCACATAGGTGGAATactttattcaatcaattagagaaacaaaaagaatgtcgcaagaatatttttgcaacaatCGCCCATGCATTGATCAAATTTTGCAGAGCTGATCAAAGCACAAAGTCTGTCTAACTGCTTCAATGTCAGGCTTCTATTGTTTATGCTGGTATCTCTATGGCGACGACATTGAACGTACCAAGTACTGTACTATACTGTTATGTGTACTACGATATAATACACGTATTGGGTCTATCAAACATGTTTTATTTGATAATTGGTGAACAAATTTGAAACCCAAATACCAAATGTACACGAAGTgatcaataatgaaaaattgtaggACCAATGTCGTATCAATAGTCTGATACAGAAAACCTCGATCAAAACCTACAAGTGCTTTCTAACAAATTGCTACCCGTGGTATTTTGTGGAAAGTTACTATTAGCGACATATTCAGTTctatattattgttgttggattaaaaaattatggcGATTTCAATAAACTTGGTAAAATGCGAAAATCatcaatttatgtataaaGTCCTTGATTGATCTCATTGAGATTCCTCGTTATTTATTGAGGCATTCATTATTCCCGTAATCCTCGATAAATGCCTTGAACAACAATATTTGACAAAGAGAGGGAAAATATGGGTACTTGTGATATTTCCAAGCACAGCGTCCCATCTTATCGAAACATTTTGTGGAACATTTAGCCCAATCGGGCCATTGAACGATAGCTTTGCACAATACATTTCAGAAGTTTCACGATGAACTAGCAATATAGAGAATATGATATTAATTCCACAATCAAATACCGAATGAAATTGCCcaatataattaaattatattatgaTGCATCAGATCATTTCTTAATATTATTTGTATCACATGCGCTTGATTACAATGTAATCTTCAGCATTCACTATAACTGGCGTATTTGGCTAACCAACTAATATTTGAGTAAATGAAAACAATCGAGGCGCACATGCCGCgttgtttcattcgtttgTAAGCGCCCTATAATT
Proteins encoded in this region:
- the LOC107220979 gene encoding ropporin-1-like protein isoform X1; amino-acid sequence: MPLAEQLYCTQQINIPPTLPTILKQFCKAAIRTQPYDLLKWSSTYFRALADGEEPPIKLRLEYPPPSTESGLTLGFLKVLLRQFGDYNKSLTIESITRRWDGLCLDHKDLELIMSVGEFHNKCQVKKFLSIGVGLLGNSLHETMIMICELFTHEPEGGSAMIPLKLFMEIYSYLAALQCDGADEISFNVHSSEIMKQDNKSSSIESRHKDSEDDSGKSDIAAPVVLEKLETKSDLKPKEGKRKPSLSRHLKVPGIGPYLTSEHVATVSIWLSECARLQEGMVGPRNLRHFQCPSLDYPELQPKK
- the LOC107220979 gene encoding ropporin-1-like protein isoform X2 translates to MPLAEQLYCTQQINIPPTLPTILKQFCKAAIRTQPYDLLKWSSTYFRALADGEEPPIKLRLEYPPPSTESGLTLGFLKVLLRQFGDYNKSLTIESITRRWDGLCLDHKDLELIMSVGEFHNKCQVKKFLSIGVGLLGNSLHETMIMICELFTHEPEGGSAMIPLKLFMEIYSYLAALQCDGADEISFNVHSSEIMKQESRHKDSEDDSGKSDIAAPVVLEKLETKSDLKPKEGKRKPSLSRHLKVPGIGPYLTSEHVATVSIWLSECARLQEGMVGPRNLRHFQCPSLDYPELQPKK